CTTTTTAGACTATTAGAAACAAATGATGGTACAACTACACATAAATTTGATTTTTCATTTACAGCAGTAACGCGTTTTGCAAACTCAAATTCTATTGAAAATGGTTATTCTGTAAGCTATGACATGGGAATTGGATATACTCCAACCGGAATCGTTGTAAGTCCAGCAGTTGAAGTAGGCGGACAGAAATTATCAAATTTCACGTACAATGATGCCGATGGAAGTTTTACAGCGACAGGAACGGGTGGTGTGTCCGCAGTTATAGAATACACAGATAAACCCTTGGTTCTTACAGATGACTATAAATTTTTGCTTCCTGGTAAGCCACTTTCTTGGTTCGGATTCTTTGTAGATGATTACACGATAGATTCTCCTACAAACTCACCATTATTCTATGCTGAATTAGAAAAAGTTAACGCAGCATTACCTGCAGGACAGAGAATTGCCTCAATAGAAATATATGCAAATCATTCTATCGGAACTTTTGTTTATTACACTTTCGTGGGAAGAGGAGCTTTGCAACATCATGTAACAGTTCAAGAAGATGCTGCAGGCAAGAAAGCAATCTTGAAACATAAATCATGGAACGGAAATACGACGGTAGCAACACCAGCTTTCTTAGCAAGTATTGATAAATATTTTATGGATCCTGAAGGAATTTATGTAAAAGCAGAAAGCTTCAGGTTATTCTACTCAGATCCTGTTTATACCTTTACAAGTGCTTCAAGTCCATTTAGAATGACAACTTGGAAACTTAATTAATTTTAAAAAGCAGCTCATTTTTTGAGCTGCTTTTATCCAGCATAATTTCTGAATCAAGTATATAACTTCTTAATTTATAGATATTATGATTAAAAAAATAATGACACCTGCGACTATAGCAATATTCTTTTGGCTCATAGGGTTGCTTATTGTAAATGACTATTATTATTCATATTTAAGACCTTATTTATACCTCTCAATAGTAATTGCGATTGCGTGTGTAGTTATTGATAAGATTAAAGAAGATAAAGACGATTAAATAAAGCCAATGAATTTTAAGGCTATGAAAAATATAGTATTGGTACTAATTGCATCTTGAAAAAGATGGTAGAACCACATTAAAGATTTTTAGTTTTGTTTTTTTATTTTGGGGGAAACAGCTCATTTTATGGGCTGTTTTTTGTTTTTTAAGTTTAATCTTTCTTTATGTGAAATTATAATACTTTTTTTCTTATATTTAGGATCGAAATTAATTTTTTTCAAGTCTGAAAACTCAACAGACAATAAAGGATTGAGTTGCCAAAAAACCAAAAAAACTAATAATTATGTTAAAATCAATTTTAAATTTTCAAGGAGTTGAGATTTTGAACCGCGATGAGCAAAGAAGTATTAAAGCTGGAGAGTTAACTTGGGATTGTCAAACAGGAGATGGAGCCGTAATGGGGCAATATATTCATCCTTGTATTGATCTGCCAGTTGAAATTATTCCAGTTCCAGAGTTTGATTTACCTTAATTATATTGTTAGGTAAACTTTTAAGTAATGAAGCCGTTTCGTAATTGGAAACGGTTTTTTTGTTTTATTCTAAAGAAAGGCCCTTATTCACAAATTACACTATTGCTATTTTTTTTAAAAAGGGAAATATTATATATTTGACAAGTCATTTATAGCGTAGATAAAATTTATGAAATTTTCTTTTTTAATAGAAAATGTAAATAATTGATAAAATAAGCTATGAAGAAATATTAACATTAATTTTGAATATGAAATTACTAGAAGGAAAAGTTGCAATTATTACTGGTGCAAGCCGTGGAATTGGAAAAGGAATTGCTGAAGTTTTTGCTAAAAATGGAGCAAATGTTGCTTTTACATATAGCTCATCTGCAGCATCTGCAGAAGCTTTAGAAGCAGAATTAAATGCTTTAGGAGTAAAAGCTAAAGGATACCAATCTAATGCAGCAGATTTTAACGAAGCGCAGACTTTTGTTGATGCTGTTTTAGCAGATTTTGGAACTGTTGACATCTTAATCAACAACGCTGGAATTACAAAAGACAATTTGTTAATGCGTATGTCTGAGGCAGATTTTGACCAAGTAATTGATGTGAATTTGAAATCGGTTTTTAATATGACAAAAGCGATTCAGAAAACTTTCTTGAAACAAAGAGCAGGATCTATCATTAATATTAGCTCTGTTGTTGGAGTTTCTGGAAACGCAGGTCAAACCAATTATGCAGCTTCTAAAGCGGGTGCAATCGGATTTACTAAATCTGTAGCTCTTGAGTTAGGTTCTCGTAACATTCGTTGCAATGCAATTGCTCCAGGTTTTATCGAAACAGAAATGACTGCAAAATTAAGTGAAGATGTAGTAAAAGGGTGGAGAGAAGGTATTCCGTTGAAACGCGGAGGAACTACAGAAGACGTTGCAAACGCTTGTCTTTTCTTAGCTTCAGACATGAGTGCTTACATTACAGGACAAGTTCTTAATGTTTGCGGAGGAATGCTAACATAAGGTACTGAGGTACTAAGTTGCAAAGGTTCAAAGGTTTTAGTATTCAGTCTATTCTGATTCTAGATAGCTGAACTCCCTTAGTCAAATTATTGACTTTTTTAAATCTGACAACTGTAAACTGATACTGAATACTAAATTAATATGACTACAAACACAATTCTTTTATTATTGCTTTCTTTAGTAATTGCTGGTGGGTTGTCGTATTTTCAATATTTTTTCAAAGCCAAAAGTAAATCCAATGTGATTATACTTTTGGCTTTTTTACGTTTTCTAGCTATTTTCGGATTATTGGTTTTATTGATAAATCCTATTATTTCAAAAAAATCTCTCGAAATTACCAAAACGCCTTTCGCAGTTGTAGTCGATAATTCGAGTTCTATTGCCGCTTTAAAATCAGACCAGAAAGCAGTTGAATTGTATCAAAAACTGGTTTCAAACCCAGCTTTAAAAGAAAAATTCGATGTTCAAACCTATCAGTTTGATAATGATTTTAAAACTTCAGACCAATTTGATTTCAAAGGAAATCAGACTAATTTAGACGAAGTTGCCAAAAATCTAAAAAGCATCCACAAAAATCTGATTTTTCCAACAGTGATCATTACTGACGGAAATCAAACTACAGGAAACGATTATGTATATCGTTTTGATCCTGTCAATAAAGTTTATCCTTTGGTTGTGGGAGATACAACTACTTTTTTTGATTTAAAAATCAATCAGTTAAACGTAAATAAATACGCTTTTCACAAAAATAAATTTCCAGTCGAAGTTTTTCTGCAATATGCAGGAGACAAAACCACAAATGCAGAATTTACCATTTCTCAGGGAAACACTGTTGTCGCAAAAGAAAAACTTTCTTTTTCGCCATCAAAGAAAACAGCTTCGCTAAATTTATTGCTGCCTGCCGATAAAGTGGGATTGCAGATTTATAAAGCTAACATTCAATCATCTGCAAAAGAAAAAAATAGTTATAATAACGTCAAAAATTTTGCAGTTGAAATAATCGATCAAAAATCGACTATTGCCATTGTTTCGGCTATAAATCATCCAGATATTGCAGCATTAAAACGTTCTATTGAAGTTAATGCACAACGTAAAGTTATATTGGTTAAACCAAATCAAATTAATGATTTAGATGATGTTTCTGTTTTGGTTTTGTATCAGCCAACGACAGCTTTTAAAGCTATTTTTGACAACAATAAATTAACAGGAACAAATGCCTTTATTATAACAGGAAACAATACCGATTTCAATTTTTTAAATCAGCAGCAGAACAATCTGGTTTTTAAAATGAGTAATCAACGAGAAGATTTTTTATGTGAATTCCAATCAGCTTTCAACTTGTTTGCAATAGATAATATTGGTTTTGAAAATTTTCCGCCTTTGCAAAATCCGTTTGGAAATATCAGCACTAATGGAAATGTGTCTATTTTGCTTTCTTCAAAGATTAGAAACGTTTCTACGAATGCACCTTTATTGGCTTTCGTCGAAAATCAAGGAAAAAGAACCGCTTTTCTTTTAGGAGAAAATAGCTGGAAATGGCGTTTGCAAAGTCATGTTGATAATCAGTCTTTTGAAAAATATGATGTTTTTATAGATAAAATTATACAGTATTTAGCATCGTCGACTTCAAAGAAATCTTTAGTAGTAACACACGAAAGTTTCTATAATTCAGGAGAAGAAATCATTATCAATGCACAATATTTCAATAAAAATTATGAGTTTGACGAAAAAGCCAGACTTACAATTACTGTTGTAAATGCGGCGACCAAACAGACTAAAAATTACGATTTACTAAAAGGAAGTAATTCTTTTTCTGCTAATTTAGAAGGACTTCCAGCAGGAAAATATAATTTTTCAGTAAAAGAATTAAATTCAAATACTTCATACGCAAGTCATTTTGAGATTTTAGATTTTGATATCGAAAAACAATTCGTAAATCCAGATGTTGTCAAATTAGAGCAATTGGCGCAACAAACAGGAGGAAAAGCTTTCTTCGAAAACCAAGCCGATCAATTGATTAATACACTTTTAGAAAACAAAGAATACAAATCAATTGAAAAAAATATCTCAAGCAAAACTCCAATTATTGATTGGGTTTGGTTGTTGATTTTGATTGCTACTTTATTAACTACGGAGTGGTTTGTTAGAAAGTACAATGGATTACTTTAAGTAAGATGCAAAGGTTCATAGAGACAAAGGTTCAAAGGTTATGAAACGTATAACTTGAAACTTTAAACATGAAGCAAAATAAACTATAAACATGGACTTTAGGCTAAAAGTATTTTACACCGTTGCGCTCCGCCTTAATTTTACTAAAGCGGCAACAGAATTGTATATTACACAGCCAGCAGTTTCCAAACACATTCAGGAACTTGAAGAAACCTACAAAACCAAACTTTTTGAACGAAACGGTTCTAAAATAGCCTTAACACCAGCTGGGAAAATTCTATTAAAATATACTAAAAGTATTTTTGATATCTACAGAGAAATTGACTTTGAAATGAGTTCTTTCAACAAAGAACGCCAAGGTTTATTACGATTAGGAGCGAGCACAACCATTTCACAATATATTATTTCACCTGTTTTGGCGAGTTTTCATCAAAAGCAAAAAGATATAAAAGTCAATTTGTTGAATGGGAATACAGAACAAATCGAAAATGCCTTAATTAATAAAGAAATCGAAATCGGAATTGTTGAAGGGCAATCTAAAAATCAATCCATAAAATACATTCCGTTTCTTAAGGACGAGTTGGTCTTAGTCTGCAGCAGTAAAAATCCGTTGGTGCAACAAAATGAAATTTCAGTAAACGATTTAAAATCAATGAAATTCATTACAAGAGAACGTGGATCTGGAACACTTGAAGTTATAGAATTTGCATTGAAAAAAGCAAACTTAAAACTAGCAAATCTACATATTGAAATGCAGTTGGGAAGCACAGAAAGTATAAAATCGTACTTATTAAATTCAGATTGTTTTGCTTTTATGTCAATTCATGCCGTTAGCAAAGAATTGAAAAATAAGGAATTAATTGTTTTGGATATCGAAAAATTAGCAATAGAACGATATTTTTACATTATAACTTTACAGGGGAAATCGGATTCGTTATCAGAATTGTTTATTCAAAATTTAGCCTCTCATTATAACTTGAAGTTATAGCCAATTGCAATTTACGATTGGCGTTTTCAATATAAACAACGGAACTTTGCTACATAATATCAATGCCCATTTATTTTGAAAACAAAAGAACAAACAACAGCACAATTATTTGAAATTAATCAGCCATTACAGCAAGTCCTTTTTCTTGCCGTAATTCTTTTATGTTTATTTTCGATTATTTCTCCGCCGGTTGCACTTTTATTAGGCGTTTTAATTGTGAATCTTTTCGGAAATCCATTTGTCGAATTCAACCACAAAGCGATCACATTTTTATTGCAATTCTCAGTAGTCGGTTTAGGATTTGGAATGAATGCCAATAGTGCAGTTTCAGCGGGAAAAGAAGGATTTGTTCTAACTGTCTTTTCAATCTTTAGCACTTTATTTTTTGGATTATTGTTGGGAAAATGGCTTAAAACAGAGAAAAAAACTTCTCATTTGATTTCTTGCGGAACAGCAATCTGCGGAGGAAGTGCGATCGCTGCTATTTCGCCAGTTATCAAATCAAACGAAAATCAGACTTCAATTGCTTTGGGAGTTATTTTTATACTAAATTCAATTGCTTTATTCGTTTTTCCTTTTATTGGCCATCAATTAGATTTGTCACAAAAAGATTTCGGTCTTTGGTGTGCTATTGCCATTCATGACACTAGTTCTGTAGTGGGTGCGGCAAATAAATATGGTTCAGAAGCACTTCAAGTTGCTACAACAGTTAAATTAGCCAGAGCTTTATGGATTATTCCAATTTCTATCTTGACTGCTTTTTTCTTCAAGAATAAAAATTCAAAAATCAAGATTCCTTATTTTATTGGGTTGTTTGTAATCGCTATGTTGGTCAATACTTACATTCCGGCAACAAGCATTTTTACCTCACATCTTGTTGGTATTGCAAAAATAGGTTTGACTATTACTTTGTTCTTAATTGGTGCGACTTTAAACTTTTCAACGCTAAAAGCTGTAGGGGTAAAGCCATTGCTTCAAGGTGTGTTTCTATGGGTTTTTATCGCTGTTTTAGCTTTAATATCAATACTTTATTTAGGGTAAGACTATTTTATATTGGAGAATTTTACAATTGGCTTGTCAAGCATTTTGTAAAATTTTCCTTTGAATGAGAAGCGTCTTTCAATCTCAAAACTAAATGATTTTTTGTTTTTTGCCATTGTAGCAATTTCTTCAGGAAATTCAACATCAAAATCATCTTCAGTTCTTGCTTTTATATTGTAAGTTCCTTTTGTGGTAATAATAATATCTCTAAAATGTTTCTTAGAATTATCATTTACAATCTTATATGATCCGGACCAAGAGATAAATGAAGAATTGGTCAACTGATAATTATTGACTTCCATAATTGGCTGGTATTGACCTCCAAAACCGGCTACGAGATATAAATAACCTTCATAAGCACCTCCAGCTCCGCCATTTGCATGTATTAAAGTAAAAGCAAATTGATCTTCTCCAATTTCAACTAATTTAGGAGTCGGACATCGCGCAAAAGCCCCAAATGCAGCTACTGCAGGTTGAAAAGATCTCATTTCCCAAACATTATCATTTTTTGCAAATTTAGCAATGCCCAACAATCCTCCAGAAAAACGCCCTGTCTGAAGTCCGTCTTCGTCATGAACAGAATGATTAAAAGCTAAAATTTTAAACTGATTTCCTTTTGAATCGCTATAATCAATATTAGCGATAAGTCTTGTGGCAACGCCTTCTGTGTATGGAAACATTTGATCGCCTTCTACGCCATTTACATCAAGAAAAGGAGAAGGTTTACACGATTTGCATTTCCAGCTTATAAAAGTATTTTTATCAGCAAGATGATATAAGTTGCCAGGAAACAGTTTTTGCATTGTTTTCTCACCGTTTAACGGATCGGAAACTTTAAGGATTCTTTTTGGGTTTAATAGGGTGTCGCTAATATTTTTTAGCTGTAAATCAGTTTCTTGTGCAAAACAAAAAGCAGAAAGCAATAGAAATAAATTTAACGTAATCTGGCGCATAAAATTGAATTTGGTTAGTAAAGCAAATGTATAAAGAAAATTAGTGTTAATATAAGCTTATGTTGTTTTTACAGCTTAAAATCTCAAAAAATTAAAATTGTACAATCTTATTGATAGTATATTTTGCGTATTCTTTAATTAAAGCTAAATTTGCTCCCTCTAATAAAAAAAACAAATGAAAAAAATCCAAATGAGACCAAAATTAATCGCTTTCGGTGCATTAATTATTGGCTTTATTACTCTATCATGGGGAAATGTAGGCCATGAGCGTATTAACAAAGCTGCTGTAATGGCTTTACCAAAACAATTACAGATATTTTTCTACAATCACATTGATTTTATTACACAAGAAGCTTCGGTTCCAGATATCCGTAAGTATGCTTTAAATTATAAAGAAGAAGGTCAAAGACACTATTTTGATATGGAAAACTTTGGCCCTGCTGAAACTTATCCAAAAACATTAGAAGAAGCTAAACAAAAATACGATGCTAAATTCTTATCGGATAACGGAATCTTGCCATGGTATATGGAAGAAATGATGGCAAAACTGACTAAAGCTTTTAAAGAAAAAAACAAAGCTGAAATCTTATTCCTAGCGGCAGATTTAGGTCATTACGTTGGTGATGCGCACATGCCATTACATACATCTGCAAATCACGACGGACAATTGACAGACCAAAAAGGAATTCATTCACTTTGGGAAAGCAGATTACCAGAGTTATTTGTTAAAAATTACAAATTAAATGTTCCTGAGGCACAATATTATCCAGATGTTCACAAAGCAATTTGGGATTTGATCAACGATACTCACAGTTTAGCACAGCCTCTATTGGATATCGATAAAAAACTGAGAGTCGCAACTCCGCAAGACAAAGTGTTTAAAATGGATACCGAAGGAAATGTGTTGAAAACGAAATACAATACAGCTGTTTTCTCTGAAGACTATGCCAAAAAACTACACGAACAATTGAACGGAATGGTTGAAAGCCAAATGAAAAAAGCTATTGCAGCAACTGCAAGTTTTTGGTATACGGCTTGGATAAATGCTGGAAAACCAGATTTGAGCGATTTAGATGCACCAGCCGTAACTCAAAGAAACTATCAATTTTTACAAGATGATTTGAAAATGTTCCAAAAAGGAGATTTGTTTGGAATGAAAAATCAAAACGATTAAGTTTTTGTTTCAAATTTCATATTGAAATAGAACTTAAAAAAAGCCGCAAATTCTAGAATTTGCGGCTTTTTTAATTATTTATGTTTCACAATCTCATTGGCATAAAGTTTAGTGTTTTTTACGGCCAAATCTTTACGTTGATATTCTTTTTCTTTTAATACGTATGAAGCGGATTGATAATACGAAATGGTCTGATCGAGTAAATTTTGATTTCCGGATTTCAAGGGGATTTCGTCGTAATGAATTTGAAACTCAGGTGCAACATTCGGCGTCGGATTTAGTTTTAATTGAAACTGTTTTATCTGTTGTTTTGGAGATAAAATAGTCAAAACATTATCTTTTATTAATCCTAAATCCTGATAGGTAGCAATAAAAGCTCTTGGCTGATAGTCTGGTTTGAAAACATCACATCCAAAGAATTTGCTTTGATAATCAAAATTTAAAAGACCAAATAATGTTGGCATAACATCTATTTGAGACATCAATTTCGTGTATTTTTCAGGCTTCATATCTGGGGTGTATATTAAAGCTGGAATTCTGTATTTATCTAACGGAAGTTCTGTTTTTCCTGCGCTCGAAGCACAGTGATCGGCTACAATTACAAAAACCGTATTTTTAAACCATGGTTGGTTTTGAGCTTGCTTAAAGAATTGACTTAAAGCATAATCGGTATATTTTACACCGCCATCACGAGATTTAATATTTCCGGGAATATCAATTTTATTATTAGGATAGGTAAAAGGCCTGTGATTGCTTACAGTCATAATATGATTGAAGAAAGGTTTGTTTTCCTTAGCTTCAGCATTCATGATTTTGATTGCTTTGTTGTACATGTCTTCATCACAAACTCCCCATACATTAGAAAAAGTGATTTCGTTTTCTGAGAAGCTCGATTTATCAATAATTTGGTAACCATTTCCAGTATAGAAATCCTGCATATTATCAAAAAAGGCATCTCCTCCGTACATGAATTTTACATTGTAACCTTTTTGAAGAAAAACAGATCCAGTTGAAAATTTATTTTTGTTATCCTCTCTTTTTACAACACTTTCTCCAGCTGTTGGAGGAAGACATAGAGTTACGGCTTCTAGACCGCGTACAGTTCTGTTTCCGGCCGCATATACATTTGTAAAGAGCAAGCTTTTTTGAGCAAGACTGTCTAAAAATGGTGTAATATTTTGTTCGTTTCCGTACATTTTCATGAAATCAGCACTTAAGCTTTCAATCGTAATTAACACTACATTTTTACGTTGTTCAAGCGAATCTTCTTTTATTTCATGCAAAGTGTTTTTCCCTGAAATAGTAGGGATTTCTTGTTTTAATATTGCAAAGGCTTTTTCGTTTGGAATTGTTTTGTAGAATTTAAAATAATCTAATTTGTTGTTCTGAAAAGCCAAATAGAACTTATAAATGCCATTCGATTGCAATTCGTTAACGAAAATATTTTTAGAATTTTCCGTTTTAGCCAAACTAGGAATCGCCAATAAGGAAAAAACAAATAAAACGGCATAAATAGCTGTAATTTTTAATTTCTCATTGAAACTCGGAATTTCGTCAATATAGTTTCTTGATTTTTTTATGATGAAAAACGTAATAATTCCAGTGATAATAAATAATGCAGAAAAAATAGGAACTACAGGATAAGACTGCATAATATTTCCAATTACTTCGTTGGTGTAAATCAAATAATTGACAGCGATGAAATTGTATTTTACACCAAACTCATTCCAGAAGAAAAATTCACTAATTGCATTTTGTAAAATCAATAAAACGTAAAGAAAAATTACAAAAGCAAAAAGCCAAAATCTAAGCTTATCTCTGTGTTTTGGTAAGAAAAGAAAAAGCGCAAAAAGAAGTGTTTTTATCGAAACGAAAATCAAAACGATTCTAGGCAAAGCGCCACCATATTCATCAAAAATACTTTTTCCGGAAGCAATATATAGTACAAGTGCTAAAAAAGTGGCCAGTATAATATATCCGTACGGTTTATTATATTTTGAATTTGAAATAAAAATAAGATACAACCACAAGAAAGCCAGAGCTATAGAAAAAACAAAAAAGTCTGATACTAAGCCCAATGAGAAGATTTTTAAGCCCTCAGAAAAGGAAAATGAGCTTTGAGTGATCGGATGAAAAAGCAATACTATTCTAAGTATGAAACTTACAATAAAATAAAGTAAGCCAAGATTGTAAAAAGGCGAAAGTTTTTTGGAAAAATTCATCAGATTTATTTTTCTACAAAATTACTTTCGATTGATTAATGCCAGATTAAGTTCCACTTTTACCTTACTTAACGTTAGCTTAAAGTTTGCTTAAGATACTGGTTTTCTTTATTTATTAAAGTTTGGAACTATATCTCAAAGTGAAATTATTTATCTTTGAATAGCAAAAAATGAAATTCGAATTTTAAAAAGATACTATAAATGCATATTTTAATAGTGGAAGACGAAGTAGGAATTGTCCAATTTCTAAAGCAAGGTTTACAAGAAGAAGGTTATCAAATTACAACCGCAGCCGATGGTTCTAAAGGCTTTGAATTGGTTCAGGAACAAAAGTTTGATTTAATTCTTTTAGATTGGATGCTGCCAAAAATCAACGGTCTTGATCTCTGCAAGGCCATTCGAGTTAAAGATCAGACAACGCCAATCATTTTTTTGACTGCAAAAGATACTGTTCAGGAAACGATAGAAGGGTTAAAAGCTGGAGCAAACGACTACATTAAAAAACCTTTCAGTTTTGAGGAATTGGTAGAACGAATTAAAGTTCACTTTAGAAGTAAAAAGCAGACTGAAACCTTAACACTCGGAAACATTACGATGGATTTATCGAGACATATCGTTTTAAAAGGAGATGAAGAAATCTCGCTAACCCAGCGTGAGTTTGAACTATTGGCCTATTTAATACAGCATAAAGGAAAGGTTTGTACAAGAAATCAGATTTTGAGAGACGTTTGGGAAATCAACTTTGAATACGACACGGGTGTTATTGATGTTTTTATGAATGCAATTCGAAAAAAACTCAATCTTAAAATTGAAGAAGATTATATAAAAACCATCCGAGGCATTGGATATATCGCCAATGATTAATAAAATGACTTCATTATCCTTTAGAAATAGAATTGCATTAAATTATATTGTAGGAACAGGATTGTTGGTTCTTGCGGTCTTTTCAGCCATTTATTTTATTGTAAGACTCACCGTTTACAATCATATCGACGAGAATTTAAATATAGAAGTTCAGGACCATTTTAAAGAACTAAGAATAGAAAAAGGCGCTGTAATTTTTATGGATGCCGAAGAATGGGAGGAAAGAGAACATAATTCAGTAGATGTAAACCCTATTTTTGTTCAGTTTTTGGATTTGAACAAGAAAATTATCGAAAAATCGCCTAATTTAAAAAATGAAAAACTCGTTTTTCATGGTAAGAAAGAGGAATTTCATCCTTTTGATACGAAATTATTAGGAAATAAAATTCGCCAGATACAAGTTCCTCTTCATGTACAATCTAAAAAAGTTGGTTATTTGATTATTGCAATGTCGCTTTCTGATTCTTCAAAAGTTTTGGATAATCTAATGGACACTTTATTGATTACTTTTCCAATCATCCTTTTTATTTTATTTTTTCTAGCTAGATTTTATGCTGGTCGAAGTATTAAGCCAATAAATAATATTATTCAAACTTCGAAAATTATTACTAAAGACAATCTGAAAGCAAGAATTCCGTTGCCAAAAACTAGGGATGAATTGTTTACACTTTCGAAAACAATTAATAATTTATTGAATCGAATTGAAGATGCAATTGAACGTGAAAAACAATTCACATCTGATGCTTCACATGAATTAAGAACGCCCTTAACCGTAATTAAAGGAACACTTGAAGTGCTTGTCCGTAAACCTCGCGACAGCAAGGAATACGAAGAAAAGATTAATTACTGTATTAATGAAGTTGACCATCTAAATTCTCTTGTTGATCAGTTGCTTATGATGGCTCGTTTTGAGAATCAAAAACAGAACATTCTAAAAGAAAATGTTTATTTGAATGCAGTAATTTTAGATGTACTCACATTAAATACAGAGAAGATAAAGTCTGGAAAAATAAATGTGATTTTGGATGCTCAAGAAGAATTTTATATTTATTCTGATAATTATTTAGTGGTAACTATTCTTCGAAATATTATTTCAAATGCTGTAAAATATTCCAAACCGAATAGTGAAATTAAAATTTCATTGTCAAGAGAAAATCATAAAATTTCGTGCATTATTTCAGATCAAGGAATTGGAATTGCGAAGAAAGATTTAGAATCTATTTTGAATCCTTTTTTTAGATCAGATTCCTTAAATCACTCCGAAATAAAAGGAACAGGGCTTGGTTTGTTTATAGTAAAACGAATGACAGATCTGCTCCAGATTAAATTTAAAATCGAAAGCGAAATCGGGAAAGGAACCAAGGTATTGTTGGTTTTTGAAGAATATGATAATTCGTTAAAGTAATTTTAAAATCATCAAGTAAA
The Flavobacterium humidisoli DNA segment above includes these coding regions:
- a CDS encoding DUF4302 domain-containing protein, with product MKQLYKYLFAAVLILQLTACNNNTDAEQLFQDTPTARLNKQKSELNDALLSSQYGWKTVYFTDNTVLGGYTHLFRFADDGTVQMASDFDADTATYKSEYAIQVGSTVSLTFTTKNRIHLLSDSDNYPIPALRAKGYLGDFQFLYYGQENGEIIFRTNRSNQELRFVKATAEDWTELPKNLLMEKNVIGGEERPLFRLLETNDGTTTHKFDFSFTAVTRFANSNSIENGYSVSYDMGIGYTPTGIVVSPAVEVGGQKLSNFTYNDADGSFTATGTGGVSAVIEYTDKPLVLTDDYKFLLPGKPLSWFGFFVDDYTIDSPTNSPLFYAELEKVNAALPAGQRIASIEIYANHSIGTFVYYTFVGRGALQHHVTVQEDAAGKKAILKHKSWNGNTTVATPAFLASIDKYFMDPEGIYVKAESFRLFYSDPVYTFTSASSPFRMTTWKLN
- the fabG gene encoding 3-oxoacyl-[acyl-carrier-protein] reductase, producing the protein MKLLEGKVAIITGASRGIGKGIAEVFAKNGANVAFTYSSSAASAEALEAELNALGVKAKGYQSNAADFNEAQTFVDAVLADFGTVDILINNAGITKDNLLMRMSEADFDQVIDVNLKSVFNMTKAIQKTFLKQRAGSIINISSVVGVSGNAGQTNYAASKAGAIGFTKSVALELGSRNIRCNAIAPGFIETEMTAKLSEDVVKGWREGIPLKRGGTTEDVANACLFLASDMSAYITGQVLNVCGGMLT
- a CDS encoding LysR family transcriptional regulator, with amino-acid sequence MDFRLKVFYTVALRLNFTKAATELYITQPAVSKHIQELEETYKTKLFERNGSKIALTPAGKILLKYTKSIFDIYREIDFEMSSFNKERQGLLRLGASTTISQYIISPVLASFHQKQKDIKVNLLNGNTEQIENALINKEIEIGIVEGQSKNQSIKYIPFLKDELVLVCSSKNPLVQQNEISVNDLKSMKFITRERGSGTLEVIEFALKKANLKLANLHIEMQLGSTESIKSYLLNSDCFAFMSIHAVSKELKNKELIVLDIEKLAIERYFYIITLQGKSDSLSELFIQNLASHYNLKL
- a CDS encoding YeiH family protein; this translates as MKTKEQTTAQLFEINQPLQQVLFLAVILLCLFSIISPPVALLLGVLIVNLFGNPFVEFNHKAITFLLQFSVVGLGFGMNANSAVSAGKEGFVLTVFSIFSTLFFGLLLGKWLKTEKKTSHLISCGTAICGGSAIAAISPVIKSNENQTSIALGVIFILNSIALFVFPFIGHQLDLSQKDFGLWCAIAIHDTSSVVGAANKYGSEALQVATTVKLARALWIIPISILTAFFFKNKNSKIKIPYFIGLFVIAMLVNTYIPATSIFTSHLVGIAKIGLTITLFLIGATLNFSTLKAVGVKPLLQGVFLWVFIAVLALISILYLG
- a CDS encoding zinc dependent phospholipase C family protein; the protein is MKKIQMRPKLIAFGALIIGFITLSWGNVGHERINKAAVMALPKQLQIFFYNHIDFITQEASVPDIRKYALNYKEEGQRHYFDMENFGPAETYPKTLEEAKQKYDAKFLSDNGILPWYMEEMMAKLTKAFKEKNKAEILFLAADLGHYVGDAHMPLHTSANHDGQLTDQKGIHSLWESRLPELFVKNYKLNVPEAQYYPDVHKAIWDLINDTHSLAQPLLDIDKKLRVATPQDKVFKMDTEGNVLKTKYNTAVFSEDYAKKLHEQLNGMVESQMKKAIAATASFWYTAWINAGKPDLSDLDAPAVTQRNYQFLQDDLKMFQKGDLFGMKNQND
- a CDS encoding LTA synthase family protein — translated: MNFSKKLSPFYNLGLLYFIVSFILRIVLLFHPITQSSFSFSEGLKIFSLGLVSDFFVFSIALAFLWLYLIFISNSKYNKPYGYIILATFLALVLYIASGKSIFDEYGGALPRIVLIFVSIKTLLFALFLFLPKHRDKLRFWLFAFVIFLYVLLILQNAISEFFFWNEFGVKYNFIAVNYLIYTNEVIGNIMQSYPVVPIFSALFIITGIITFFIIKKSRNYIDEIPSFNEKLKITAIYAVLFVFSLLAIPSLAKTENSKNIFVNELQSNGIYKFYLAFQNNKLDYFKFYKTIPNEKAFAILKQEIPTISGKNTLHEIKEDSLEQRKNVVLITIESLSADFMKMYGNEQNITPFLDSLAQKSLLFTNVYAAGNRTVRGLEAVTLCLPPTAGESVVKREDNKNKFSTGSVFLQKGYNVKFMYGGDAFFDNMQDFYTGNGYQIIDKSSFSENEITFSNVWGVCDEDMYNKAIKIMNAEAKENKPFFNHIMTVSNHRPFTYPNNKIDIPGNIKSRDGGVKYTDYALSQFFKQAQNQPWFKNTVFVIVADHCASSAGKTELPLDKYRIPALIYTPDMKPEKYTKLMSQIDVMPTLFGLLNFDYQSKFFGCDVFKPDYQPRAFIATYQDLGLIKDNVLTILSPKQQIKQFQLKLNPTPNVAPEFQIHYDEIPLKSGNQNLLDQTISYYQSASYVLKEKEYQRKDLAVKNTKLYANEIVKHK